One part of the Eulemur rufifrons isolate Redbay chromosome 16, OSU_ERuf_1, whole genome shotgun sequence genome encodes these proteins:
- the LOC138397434 gene encoding olfactory receptor 6C2-like, translated as MKNYTVLTTYILVGLTDDPNLQILLFVFLFITYLLSVIGNLTIITLTFVDPHLKTPMYFFLQNFSFLEVSFTTVCIPRYLYTLATGDNTVTYNPCATQLFFVVVLGVTEFFLLTAMSYDRYVAICKPLRYTTIMSNRVCIKFLIGCYMLALIIVLPPYIMGFDLEFCDSNVIDHFGCDAAPILKITCSDTQFIERFVLILSVLMLIFTLVCVIMSYTYIIRTILRFPSAQQRKKAFSTCSSHIIVVSITYGSCIFIYIKPSAKEGVAMNKMVSLLTISVAPVMNPFIYTLRNKQVIQAFKDMIKRVAAISKN; from the coding sequence ATGAAAAATTATACAGTGTTAACCACATACATCCTTGTGGGACTAACAGATGACCCAAATCTACAGAttctgctttttgtctttttgttcatcACCTACCTGCTGAGTGTCATTGGGAACCTGACCATCATCACACTCACATTTGTAGATCCCCACCTTAAAACTCCTATGTACTTCTTtctccagaatttttcttttctagaagtcTCTTTTACCACTGTCTGTATTCCCAGATACCTGTATACCCTTGCCACTGGGGACAACACAGTGACCTATAATCCTTGTGCCActcaattattttttgttgttgtcctgGGTGTGACTGAGTTTTTTCTCCTGACAGCCATGTCCTATGACCGttatgtggccatctgcaagcccctGCGTTACACGACCATCATGAGCAACAGAGTTTGCATCAAGTTCCTTATTGGGTGCTACATGTTAGCACTGATCATTGTCCTCCCACCCTACATTATGGGCTTTGATCTTGAGTTTTGTGATTCCAATGTCATAGATCACTTTGGCTGTGATGCTGCCCCCATCCTGAAGATTACCTGTTCAGATACACAGTTTATAGAGCGATTTGTCTTGATCCTGTCCGTGTTGATGCTCATTTTCACCTTGGTATGTGTGATTATGTCCTACACATACATCATCAGGACCATTCTCAGATTCCCTTCTGCCCAGCAAAGGAAAAAGGCTTTTTCCACCTGTTCTTCTCATATAATTGTGGTTTCTATCACATATGGAAGCTGCATCTTCATCTATATTAAGCCATCTGCAAAAGAAGGGGTCGCTATGAATAAGATGGTGTCACTGCTCACCATTTCAGTAGCCCCAGTCATGAATCCCTTCATTTACACTCTGAGGAACAAGCAAGTGATACAAGCTTTCAAAGACATGATCAAAAGGGTTGCAGCTATCTCTAAGAACTAA